Proteins from one Gallus gallus isolate bGalGal1 chromosome 15, bGalGal1.mat.broiler.GRCg7b, whole genome shotgun sequence genomic window:
- the RASAL1 gene encoding rasGAP-activating-like protein 1 isoform X4 — protein sequence MAKSTSLYCRLVEGKELPAKDISGSSDPYCVVKVDNEVVARTATVWRSLNPFWGEEFTLRLPGGFHSLTIYVLDEDTIGHDDVIGKVSLSRRQISAQPRGIDSWLSLAPVHPDQEVQGEIHLEVRMPEQGHPRVLRCHLIAARDLAPRDPSGTSDPFVRVSCCGHTQETAVIKKTRFPHWDEVLEFELAQDEPGDSMLSVEVWDWDIVGKNDFLGQVKVPLDAPGPTEGWFQLLPFPSSTKEPGGQLGSLRLTVRLLEDRVLPQHCYQPLIQLLAEPLCCPGQPSASTALAVLEEVTSGDSRQDVATKLVKVFLAQDLAVPFLDYIITRELTRTADPNTLFRSNSLASKSVEQFLKAVGLPYLHAVLKPVVNRIFEEKKYVELDPCKMELSRSRRISFKGSLSEAQVRESSLELLQGYLGDTVDAIVGSVDKCPLLMRVAFKRLRRRVEERFPSPQHEEVQYFAISGFLFLRFFAPAVLTPKLFGLREQHAEPRTGRTLLLLAKALQSIGNLGLQPGKEPWMAPLHTVLLPSITRVRAFLDSLIEVDSTQATAGEGMVSAAPFSPSATIKEGFLHSREAEEPSLLPRFAFKKRYFWLSAQALSYSKSPECQERSCIPVGHIQAVERVDEGTFPQPHVMQVVAQDGTGQLRTTYIQCKLPAAAGPTARWRWMSGVTPWTPQRRHRASMGTSSVQGHGCGRWWRNLRAAWRCRARGRSLEAEPSRSGCGRCCATWMWPTKPSPAVTASRALPRTRIRTQPRPREENYSSQQALRHRGPAGAAPQSTLGAVVRAAILCPQRDGAARRGGGAPRTRVCARSRRRVRGAQPRARGLGVGSAATA from the exons ATGGCCAAAAGCACCTCGCTGTACTGCCGGCtggtggaggggaaggagctgcCCGCCAAGGACAt CTCTGGCTCCAGCGATCCCTACTGCGTGGTCAAGGTGGACAATGAGGTGGTGGCCAG AACAGCCACGGTGTGGAGAAGCCTGAACCCATTTTGGGGTGAGGAGTTCACCCTGCGCCTGCCCGGCGGCTTCCACAGCCTCACCATCTACGTGCTGGATGAAGACACCATCGG GCACGATGACGTGATCGGCAAAGTGTCGCTGAGCCGCCGGCAGATCTCTGCACAGCCGCGGG GCATTGACAGCTGGCTCAGCCTGGCGCCTGTGCATCCTGACCAGGAGGTGCAGGGTGAGATCCACCTGGAGGTGAGGATGCCTGAGCAGGGCCACCCACGGGTGCTGCGCTGCCACCTCATTGCAGCCAG GGACCTGGCTCCCCGGGACCCCTCAGGCACCTCAGACCCCTTTGTCCGGGTGTCGTGCTGTGGGCACACGCAGGAGACAGCC GTGATTAAGAAGACCCGCTTCCCACACTGGGATGAGGTGCTGGAGTTCGAGCTGGCACAGGATGAGCCAGGGGACAGCATGCTGAGCGTGGAGGTGTGGGACTGGGACATCGTGGGCAAGAATGACTTCCTGGGACAG GTaaaggtccctctggatgcaCCGGGTCCCACGGAGGGCTGGTTCCAgctcctgcccttccccagcagcaccaaggaGCCAGG GGGACAGCTGGGCTCCCTGCGGCTGACGGTGCGGCTGCTGGAGGACAGAgtcctgccccagcactgctacCAGCCCCTCATCCAGCTCCTGGCCgagcccctctgctgcccaggCCAG CCCTCAGCCAGCACGGCACTGGCTGTCCTGGAGGAGGTGACCTCAGGGGACAGCAGGCAGGACGTGGCCACCAAGCTGGTGAAGGTCTTCCTGGCTCAGGATCTGGCCGTGCCATTCCTGGACTACATCATCACCCGTGAGCTGACCAGAACCG CGGACCCCAATACCCTTTTCCGCTCCAACTCTTTGGCCTCCAAGTCCGTGGAGCAGTTCTTGAAG gcagtggggctgccctACCTGCACGCGGTCCTGAAGCCGGTGGTGAACCGCATCTTCGAGGAGAAGAAGTACGTGGAGTTGGACCCCTGCAAGATGGAGCTGAGCCGCAGCAG GAGGATCTCCTTCAAGGGGTCCCTGTCGGAAGCCCAGGTGCGAGAGagcagcctggagctgctgcagggctacCTGGGGGACACAGTGGATGCCATCGTGGGCTCGGTGGACAAGTGCCCCCTCCTGATGAGGGTGGCCTTCAAGCGGCTCCGCAGGCGGGTGGAGGAGCGCTTCCCCTCACCGCAGCACGAG GAGGTGCAGTACTTCGCCATCAGTGGGTTCCTCTTCCTCCGCTTCTTCGCCCCCGCCGTCCTCACCCCGAAGCTCTTTGGTCTGCGGGAGCAGCATGCTGAGCCCCGCACTGGGCGCACACTCTTGCTGCTCGCCAAG GCACTGCAGAGCATCGGCAACTTGGGGCTGCAGCCGGGCAAGGAGCCCTGGATGGCCCCGTTGCACACCGTCCTGCTGCCCAGCATCACTCGTGTCAGAGCCTTCCTAGACAGCCTCATCGAGGTGGACAGCACCCAGG ccacagcaggtGAGGGGATGGTGTCAGCGGCACCTTTCAGTCCCTCGGCCACAATCAAGGAGGGTTTCCTGCACTCACGGGAGGCCGAGgagccctccctgctgccccgcTTCGCCTTCAAGAAGCGCTACTTCTGGCTCAGCGCCCAGGCTCTGTCCTACTCCAAGTCCCCCGAGTGCCAG GAGCGCAGCTGCATCCCAGTGGGGCACATACAGGCGGTGGAGCGCGTGGATGAGGGCACGTTCCCACAGCCCCACGTCATGCAGGTGGTGGCACAGGATGGCACCGGGCAGCTGCGCACCACCTACATCCAGTGTAAG CTCCCGGCTGCAGCCGGACCCACAGCGCGGTGGCGCTGGATGAGTGGAGTGACCCCCTGGACCCCGCAGCGGCGGCACAGAGCCTCTATGGGCACCTCCAGCGTGCAGGGACACGGCTGTG ggaggtggtggcgGAACTTGAGGGCAGCGTGGCGGTGCAGAGCCCGGGGCCGAAGCTTGGAG GCGGAGCCGTCGCGGAGCGGCTGCGGGCGGTGCTGCGCGACCTGGATGTGGCCCACGAAGCCTTCGCCGGCGGTGACGGCGTCTCGAGCCCTCCCACGGACGCGGATACGGACGCAGCCGCGGCCACGTGAAGagaactacagctcccagcaggccTTGCGCCACCGAGGCCCAGCCGGCGCCGCGCCGCAAAGCACGCTGGGAGCTGTAGTCCGCGCCGCCATCCTCTGCCCGCAGCGGGacggggcggcgcggcgcggcgggggcgCCCCACGGACACGCGTGTGTGCACGCTCACGCAGACGTGTCCGTGGAGCACAGCCACGCGCGCGTGGCCTGGGCGTGGGCAGCGCCGCCACCGCGTGA
- the RASAL1 gene encoding rasGAP-activating-like protein 1 isoform X3, with protein MAKSTSLYCRLVEGKELPAKDISGSSDPYCVVKVDNEVVARTATVWRSLNPFWGEEFTLRLPGGFHSLTIYVLDEDTIGHDDVIGKVSLSRRQISAQPRGIDSWLSLAPVHPDQEVQGEIHLEVRMPEQGHPRVLRCHLIAARDLAPRDPSGTSDPFVRVSCCGHTQETAVIKKTRFPHWDEVLEFELAQDEPGDSMLSVEVWDWDIVGKNDFLGQVKVPLDAPGPTEGWFQLLPFPSSTKEPGVLPQHCYQPLIQLLAEPLCCPGQPSASTALAVLEEVTSGDSRQDVATKLVKVFLAQDLAVPFLDYIITRELTRTADPNTLFRSNSLASKSVEQFLKAVGLPYLHAVLKPVVNRIFEEKKYVELDPCKMELSRSRRISFKGSLSEAQVRESSLELLQGYLGDTVDAIVGSVDKCPLLMRVAFKRLRRRVEERFPSPQHEEVQYFAISGFLFLRFFAPAVLTPKLFGLREQHAEPRTGRTLLLLAKALQSIGNLGLQPGKEPWMAPLHTVLLPSITRVRAFLDSLIEVDSTQATAGEGMVSAAPFSPSATIKEGFLHSREAEEPSLLPRFAFKKRYFWLSAQALSYSKSPECQERSCIPVGHIQAVERVDEGTFPQPHVMQVVAQDGTGQLRTTYIQCKPHGWVPPLRPRRAHQSCGSGCGPCARPAVPTGPCCPPATPAPSAPPAGPAACSPTVPLPAAAGPTARWRWMSGVTPWTPQRRHRASMGTSSVQGHGCGRWWRNLRAAWRCRARGRSLEAEPSRSGCGRCCATWMWPTKPSPAVTASRALPRTRIRTQPRPREENYSSQQALRHRGPAGAAPQSTLGAVVRAAILCPQRDGAARRGGGAPRTRVCARSRRRVRGAQPRARGLGVGSAATA; from the exons ATGGCCAAAAGCACCTCGCTGTACTGCCGGCtggtggaggggaaggagctgcCCGCCAAGGACAt CTCTGGCTCCAGCGATCCCTACTGCGTGGTCAAGGTGGACAATGAGGTGGTGGCCAG AACAGCCACGGTGTGGAGAAGCCTGAACCCATTTTGGGGTGAGGAGTTCACCCTGCGCCTGCCCGGCGGCTTCCACAGCCTCACCATCTACGTGCTGGATGAAGACACCATCGG GCACGATGACGTGATCGGCAAAGTGTCGCTGAGCCGCCGGCAGATCTCTGCACAGCCGCGGG GCATTGACAGCTGGCTCAGCCTGGCGCCTGTGCATCCTGACCAGGAGGTGCAGGGTGAGATCCACCTGGAGGTGAGGATGCCTGAGCAGGGCCACCCACGGGTGCTGCGCTGCCACCTCATTGCAGCCAG GGACCTGGCTCCCCGGGACCCCTCAGGCACCTCAGACCCCTTTGTCCGGGTGTCGTGCTGTGGGCACACGCAGGAGACAGCC GTGATTAAGAAGACCCGCTTCCCACACTGGGATGAGGTGCTGGAGTTCGAGCTGGCACAGGATGAGCCAGGGGACAGCATGCTGAGCGTGGAGGTGTGGGACTGGGACATCGTGGGCAAGAATGACTTCCTGGGACAG GTaaaggtccctctggatgcaCCGGGTCCCACGGAGGGCTGGTTCCAgctcctgcccttccccagcagcaccaaggaGCCAGG AgtcctgccccagcactgctacCAGCCCCTCATCCAGCTCCTGGCCgagcccctctgctgcccaggCCAG CCCTCAGCCAGCACGGCACTGGCTGTCCTGGAGGAGGTGACCTCAGGGGACAGCAGGCAGGACGTGGCCACCAAGCTGGTGAAGGTCTTCCTGGCTCAGGATCTGGCCGTGCCATTCCTGGACTACATCATCACCCGTGAGCTGACCAGAACCG CGGACCCCAATACCCTTTTCCGCTCCAACTCTTTGGCCTCCAAGTCCGTGGAGCAGTTCTTGAAG gcagtggggctgccctACCTGCACGCGGTCCTGAAGCCGGTGGTGAACCGCATCTTCGAGGAGAAGAAGTACGTGGAGTTGGACCCCTGCAAGATGGAGCTGAGCCGCAGCAG GAGGATCTCCTTCAAGGGGTCCCTGTCGGAAGCCCAGGTGCGAGAGagcagcctggagctgctgcagggctacCTGGGGGACACAGTGGATGCCATCGTGGGCTCGGTGGACAAGTGCCCCCTCCTGATGAGGGTGGCCTTCAAGCGGCTCCGCAGGCGGGTGGAGGAGCGCTTCCCCTCACCGCAGCACGAG GAGGTGCAGTACTTCGCCATCAGTGGGTTCCTCTTCCTCCGCTTCTTCGCCCCCGCCGTCCTCACCCCGAAGCTCTTTGGTCTGCGGGAGCAGCATGCTGAGCCCCGCACTGGGCGCACACTCTTGCTGCTCGCCAAG GCACTGCAGAGCATCGGCAACTTGGGGCTGCAGCCGGGCAAGGAGCCCTGGATGGCCCCGTTGCACACCGTCCTGCTGCCCAGCATCACTCGTGTCAGAGCCTTCCTAGACAGCCTCATCGAGGTGGACAGCACCCAGG ccacagcaggtGAGGGGATGGTGTCAGCGGCACCTTTCAGTCCCTCGGCCACAATCAAGGAGGGTTTCCTGCACTCACGGGAGGCCGAGgagccctccctgctgccccgcTTCGCCTTCAAGAAGCGCTACTTCTGGCTCAGCGCCCAGGCTCTGTCCTACTCCAAGTCCCCCGAGTGCCAG GAGCGCAGCTGCATCCCAGTGGGGCACATACAGGCGGTGGAGCGCGTGGATGAGGGCACGTTCCCACAGCCCCACGTCATGCAGGTGGTGGCACAGGATGGCACCGGGCAGCTGCGCACCACCTACATCCAGTGTAAG CCCCACGGGTGGGTGCCACCGCTGCGTCCCCGCAGAGCGCATCAGAGCTGTGGCAGTGGCTGTGGGCCCTGCGCCAGGCCAGCAGTGCCAACGGGGCCATGCTGCCCACCTGCCACCCCGGCGCCTTCCGCACCGCCCGCTGgacctgctgcctgcagcccaacCGTGCCG CTCCCGGCTGCAGCCGGACCCACAGCGCGGTGGCGCTGGATGAGTGGAGTGACCCCCTGGACCCCGCAGCGGCGGCACAGAGCCTCTATGGGCACCTCCAGCGTGCAGGGACACGGCTGTG ggaggtggtggcgGAACTTGAGGGCAGCGTGGCGGTGCAGAGCCCGGGGCCGAAGCTTGGAG GCGGAGCCGTCGCGGAGCGGCTGCGGGCGGTGCTGCGCGACCTGGATGTGGCCCACGAAGCCTTCGCCGGCGGTGACGGCGTCTCGAGCCCTCCCACGGACGCGGATACGGACGCAGCCGCGGCCACGTGAAGagaactacagctcccagcaggccTTGCGCCACCGAGGCCCAGCCGGCGCCGCGCCGCAAAGCACGCTGGGAGCTGTAGTCCGCGCCGCCATCCTCTGCCCGCAGCGGGacggggcggcgcggcgcggcgggggcgCCCCACGGACACGCGTGTGTGCACGCTCACGCAGACGTGTCCGTGGAGCACAGCCACGCGCGCGTGGCCTGGGCGTGGGCAGCGCCGCCACCGCGTGA
- the RASAL1 gene encoding rasGAP-activating-like protein 1 isoform X2: MAKSTSLYCRLVEGKELPAKDISGSSDPYCVVKVDNEVVARTATVWRSLNPFWGEEFTLRLPGGFHSLTIYVLDEDTIGHDDVIGKVSLSRRQISAQPRGIDSWLSLAPVHPDQEVQGEIHLEVRMPEQGHPRVLRCHLIAARDLAPRDPSGTSDPFVRVSCCGHTQETAVIKKTRFPHWDEVLEFELAQDEPGDSMLSVEVWDWDIVGKNDFLGQVKVPLDAPGPTEGWFQLLPFPSSTKEPGGQLGSLRLTVRLLEDRVLPQHCYQPLIQLLAEPLCCPGQPSASTALAVLEEVTSGDSRQDVATKLVKVFLAQDLAVPFLDYIITRELTRTADPNTLFRSNSLASKSVEQFLKAVGLPYLHAVLKPVVNRIFEEKKYVELDPCKMELSRSRRISFKGSLSEAQVRESSLELLQGYLGDTVDAIVGSVDKCPLLMRVAFKRLRRRVEERFPSPQHEEVQYFAISGFLFLRFFAPAVLTPKLFGLREQHAEPRTGRTLLLLAKALQSIGNLGLQPGKEPWMAPLHTVLLPSITRVRAFLDSLIEVDSTQATAGEGMVSAAPFSPSATIKEGFLHSREAEEPSLLPRFAFKKRYFWLSAQALSYSKSPECQERSCIPVGHIQAVERVDEGTFPQPHVMQVVAQDGTGQLRTTYIQCKPHGWVPPLRPRRAHQSCGSGCGPCARPAVPTGPCCPPATPAPSAPPAGPAACSPTVPLPAAAGPTARWRWMSGVTPWTPQRRHRASMGTSSVQGHGCGRWWRNLRAAWRCRARGRSLEAEPSRSGCGRCCATWMWPTKPSPAVTASRALPRTRIRTQPRPREENYSSQQALRHRGPAGAAPQSTLGAVVRAAILCPQRDGAARRGGGAPRTRVCARSRRRVRGAQPRARGLGVGSAATA, from the exons ATGGCCAAAAGCACCTCGCTGTACTGCCGGCtggtggaggggaaggagctgcCCGCCAAGGACAt CTCTGGCTCCAGCGATCCCTACTGCGTGGTCAAGGTGGACAATGAGGTGGTGGCCAG AACAGCCACGGTGTGGAGAAGCCTGAACCCATTTTGGGGTGAGGAGTTCACCCTGCGCCTGCCCGGCGGCTTCCACAGCCTCACCATCTACGTGCTGGATGAAGACACCATCGG GCACGATGACGTGATCGGCAAAGTGTCGCTGAGCCGCCGGCAGATCTCTGCACAGCCGCGGG GCATTGACAGCTGGCTCAGCCTGGCGCCTGTGCATCCTGACCAGGAGGTGCAGGGTGAGATCCACCTGGAGGTGAGGATGCCTGAGCAGGGCCACCCACGGGTGCTGCGCTGCCACCTCATTGCAGCCAG GGACCTGGCTCCCCGGGACCCCTCAGGCACCTCAGACCCCTTTGTCCGGGTGTCGTGCTGTGGGCACACGCAGGAGACAGCC GTGATTAAGAAGACCCGCTTCCCACACTGGGATGAGGTGCTGGAGTTCGAGCTGGCACAGGATGAGCCAGGGGACAGCATGCTGAGCGTGGAGGTGTGGGACTGGGACATCGTGGGCAAGAATGACTTCCTGGGACAG GTaaaggtccctctggatgcaCCGGGTCCCACGGAGGGCTGGTTCCAgctcctgcccttccccagcagcaccaaggaGCCAGG GGGACAGCTGGGCTCCCTGCGGCTGACGGTGCGGCTGCTGGAGGACAGAgtcctgccccagcactgctacCAGCCCCTCATCCAGCTCCTGGCCgagcccctctgctgcccaggCCAG CCCTCAGCCAGCACGGCACTGGCTGTCCTGGAGGAGGTGACCTCAGGGGACAGCAGGCAGGACGTGGCCACCAAGCTGGTGAAGGTCTTCCTGGCTCAGGATCTGGCCGTGCCATTCCTGGACTACATCATCACCCGTGAGCTGACCAGAACCG CGGACCCCAATACCCTTTTCCGCTCCAACTCTTTGGCCTCCAAGTCCGTGGAGCAGTTCTTGAAG gcagtggggctgccctACCTGCACGCGGTCCTGAAGCCGGTGGTGAACCGCATCTTCGAGGAGAAGAAGTACGTGGAGTTGGACCCCTGCAAGATGGAGCTGAGCCGCAGCAG GAGGATCTCCTTCAAGGGGTCCCTGTCGGAAGCCCAGGTGCGAGAGagcagcctggagctgctgcagggctacCTGGGGGACACAGTGGATGCCATCGTGGGCTCGGTGGACAAGTGCCCCCTCCTGATGAGGGTGGCCTTCAAGCGGCTCCGCAGGCGGGTGGAGGAGCGCTTCCCCTCACCGCAGCACGAG GAGGTGCAGTACTTCGCCATCAGTGGGTTCCTCTTCCTCCGCTTCTTCGCCCCCGCCGTCCTCACCCCGAAGCTCTTTGGTCTGCGGGAGCAGCATGCTGAGCCCCGCACTGGGCGCACACTCTTGCTGCTCGCCAAG GCACTGCAGAGCATCGGCAACTTGGGGCTGCAGCCGGGCAAGGAGCCCTGGATGGCCCCGTTGCACACCGTCCTGCTGCCCAGCATCACTCGTGTCAGAGCCTTCCTAGACAGCCTCATCGAGGTGGACAGCACCCAGG ccacagcaggtGAGGGGATGGTGTCAGCGGCACCTTTCAGTCCCTCGGCCACAATCAAGGAGGGTTTCCTGCACTCACGGGAGGCCGAGgagccctccctgctgccccgcTTCGCCTTCAAGAAGCGCTACTTCTGGCTCAGCGCCCAGGCTCTGTCCTACTCCAAGTCCCCCGAGTGCCAG GAGCGCAGCTGCATCCCAGTGGGGCACATACAGGCGGTGGAGCGCGTGGATGAGGGCACGTTCCCACAGCCCCACGTCATGCAGGTGGTGGCACAGGATGGCACCGGGCAGCTGCGCACCACCTACATCCAGTGTAAG CCCCACGGGTGGGTGCCACCGCTGCGTCCCCGCAGAGCGCATCAGAGCTGTGGCAGTGGCTGTGGGCCCTGCGCCAGGCCAGCAGTGCCAACGGGGCCATGCTGCCCACCTGCCACCCCGGCGCCTTCCGCACCGCCCGCTGgacctgctgcctgcagcccaacCGTGCCG CTCCCGGCTGCAGCCGGACCCACAGCGCGGTGGCGCTGGATGAGTGGAGTGACCCCCTGGACCCCGCAGCGGCGGCACAGAGCCTCTATGGGCACCTCCAGCGTGCAGGGACACGGCTGTG ggaggtggtggcgGAACTTGAGGGCAGCGTGGCGGTGCAGAGCCCGGGGCCGAAGCTTGGAG GCGGAGCCGTCGCGGAGCGGCTGCGGGCGGTGCTGCGCGACCTGGATGTGGCCCACGAAGCCTTCGCCGGCGGTGACGGCGTCTCGAGCCCTCCCACGGACGCGGATACGGACGCAGCCGCGGCCACGTGAAGagaactacagctcccagcaggccTTGCGCCACCGAGGCCCAGCCGGCGCCGCGCCGCAAAGCACGCTGGGAGCTGTAGTCCGCGCCGCCATCCTCTGCCCGCAGCGGGacggggcggcgcggcgcggcgggggcgCCCCACGGACACGCGTGTGTGCACGCTCACGCAGACGTGTCCGTGGAGCACAGCCACGCGCGCGTGGCCTGGGCGTGGGCAGCGCCGCCACCGCGTGA
- the RASAL1 gene encoding rasGAP-activating-like protein 1 isoform X5, giving the protein MLSVEVWDWDIVGKNDFLGQVKVPLDAPGPTEGWFQLLPFPSSTKEPGGQLGSLRLTVRLLEDRVLPQHCYQPLIQLLAEPLCCPGQPSASTALAVLEEVTSGDSRQDVATKLVKVFLAQDLAVPFLDYIITRELTRTADPNTLFRSNSLASKSVEQFLKAVGLPYLHAVLKPVVNRIFEEKKYVELDPCKMELSRSRRISFKGSLSEAQVRESSLELLQGYLGDTVDAIVGSVDKCPLLMRVAFKRLRRRVEERFPSPQHEEVQYFAISGFLFLRFFAPAVLTPKLFGLREQHAEPRTGRTLLLLAKALQSIGNLGLQPGKEPWMAPLHTVLLPSITRVRAFLDSLIEVDSTQATAGEGMVSAAPFSPSATIKEGFLHSREAEEPSLLPRFAFKKRYFWLSAQALSYSKSPECQERSCIPVGHIQAVERVDEGTFPQPHVMQVVAQDGTGQLRTTYIQCKPHGWVPPLRPRRAHQSCGSGCGPCARPAVPTGPCCPPATPAPSAPPAGPAACSPTVPLPAAAGPTARWRWMSGVTPWTPQRRHRASMGTSSVQGHGCGRWWRNLRAAWRCRARGRSLEAEPSRSGCGRCCATWMWPTKPSPAVTASRALPRTRIRTQPRPREENYSSQQALRHRGPAGAAPQSTLGAVVRAAILCPQRDGAARRGGGAPRTRVCARSRRRVRGAQPRARGLGVGSAATA; this is encoded by the exons ATGCTGAGCGTGGAGGTGTGGGACTGGGACATCGTGGGCAAGAATGACTTCCTGGGACAG GTaaaggtccctctggatgcaCCGGGTCCCACGGAGGGCTGGTTCCAgctcctgcccttccccagcagcaccaaggaGCCAGG GGGACAGCTGGGCTCCCTGCGGCTGACGGTGCGGCTGCTGGAGGACAGAgtcctgccccagcactgctacCAGCCCCTCATCCAGCTCCTGGCCgagcccctctgctgcccaggCCAG CCCTCAGCCAGCACGGCACTGGCTGTCCTGGAGGAGGTGACCTCAGGGGACAGCAGGCAGGACGTGGCCACCAAGCTGGTGAAGGTCTTCCTGGCTCAGGATCTGGCCGTGCCATTCCTGGACTACATCATCACCCGTGAGCTGACCAGAACCG CGGACCCCAATACCCTTTTCCGCTCCAACTCTTTGGCCTCCAAGTCCGTGGAGCAGTTCTTGAAG gcagtggggctgccctACCTGCACGCGGTCCTGAAGCCGGTGGTGAACCGCATCTTCGAGGAGAAGAAGTACGTGGAGTTGGACCCCTGCAAGATGGAGCTGAGCCGCAGCAG GAGGATCTCCTTCAAGGGGTCCCTGTCGGAAGCCCAGGTGCGAGAGagcagcctggagctgctgcagggctacCTGGGGGACACAGTGGATGCCATCGTGGGCTCGGTGGACAAGTGCCCCCTCCTGATGAGGGTGGCCTTCAAGCGGCTCCGCAGGCGGGTGGAGGAGCGCTTCCCCTCACCGCAGCACGAG GAGGTGCAGTACTTCGCCATCAGTGGGTTCCTCTTCCTCCGCTTCTTCGCCCCCGCCGTCCTCACCCCGAAGCTCTTTGGTCTGCGGGAGCAGCATGCTGAGCCCCGCACTGGGCGCACACTCTTGCTGCTCGCCAAG GCACTGCAGAGCATCGGCAACTTGGGGCTGCAGCCGGGCAAGGAGCCCTGGATGGCCCCGTTGCACACCGTCCTGCTGCCCAGCATCACTCGTGTCAGAGCCTTCCTAGACAGCCTCATCGAGGTGGACAGCACCCAGG ccacagcaggtGAGGGGATGGTGTCAGCGGCACCTTTCAGTCCCTCGGCCACAATCAAGGAGGGTTTCCTGCACTCACGGGAGGCCGAGgagccctccctgctgccccgcTTCGCCTTCAAGAAGCGCTACTTCTGGCTCAGCGCCCAGGCTCTGTCCTACTCCAAGTCCCCCGAGTGCCAG GAGCGCAGCTGCATCCCAGTGGGGCACATACAGGCGGTGGAGCGCGTGGATGAGGGCACGTTCCCACAGCCCCACGTCATGCAGGTGGTGGCACAGGATGGCACCGGGCAGCTGCGCACCACCTACATCCAGTGTAAG CCCCACGGGTGGGTGCCACCGCTGCGTCCCCGCAGAGCGCATCAGAGCTGTGGCAGTGGCTGTGGGCCCTGCGCCAGGCCAGCAGTGCCAACGGGGCCATGCTGCCCACCTGCCACCCCGGCGCCTTCCGCACCGCCCGCTGgacctgctgcctgcagcccaacCGTGCCG CTCCCGGCTGCAGCCGGACCCACAGCGCGGTGGCGCTGGATGAGTGGAGTGACCCCCTGGACCCCGCAGCGGCGGCACAGAGCCTCTATGGGCACCTCCAGCGTGCAGGGACACGGCTGTG ggaggtggtggcgGAACTTGAGGGCAGCGTGGCGGTGCAGAGCCCGGGGCCGAAGCTTGGAG GCGGAGCCGTCGCGGAGCGGCTGCGGGCGGTGCTGCGCGACCTGGATGTGGCCCACGAAGCCTTCGCCGGCGGTGACGGCGTCTCGAGCCCTCCCACGGACGCGGATACGGACGCAGCCGCGGCCACGTGAAGagaactacagctcccagcaggccTTGCGCCACCGAGGCCCAGCCGGCGCCGCGCCGCAAAGCACGCTGGGAGCTGTAGTCCGCGCCGCCATCCTCTGCCCGCAGCGGGacggggcggcgcggcgcggcgggggcgCCCCACGGACACGCGTGTGTGCACGCTCACGCAGACGTGTCCGTGGAGCACAGCCACGCGCGCGTGGCCTGGGCGTGGGCAGCGCCGCCACCGCGTGA